A single Sphingomonas sp. IW22 DNA region contains:
- a CDS encoding cation-translocating P-type ATPase: MTIIHPVDRARAGTTGNDRRDWHAASVPDTMARAGTSKGGLTAQEAAVRLERDGLNELAPPYTPSIFRLFLKQFNSPLIYLLVAAAAVSLALSHMTDAAFIGLVLLVNSVIGTVQEGKAAASLSALRHMIGHIAKVRRSGSAAAIDARHIVVGDVVEVESGMSVPADIRLFSTSDLRIDQSAFSGESAPVRKSESDVLKPKTAIGDRTTMILAGTTVDRGRGTGVVVATGSATELGAIDATLRTTAPTLPPLVLSLQRLARQISIATVGLIIPFAIILLWQGRPSDEVLILAVALAVSAIPEGLSIAVTVALAAGSRRMASRNVIVRSLPAVEGLGACTMIASDKTGTLTQNILSVERIILADGTAFDRAGWSADDAALSALRRAAAVCNDAALDAKGDLLGDTVDVALLRMALEGGEDINRLHSLKRTAELPYEPARKFSSVALDDEGIHRLYVKGAPETVLPMCDDIDTRAVAAAEDMARDGYRVLAIAASPPDATGGGTVSAPAHLRLLGWVGLIDPVRPEVPAAIVACGEAGIAVRMVTGDHPGTALTIARQLGIEAQAAQVVTGGDMADLAGQPEELTRRILAGRVFARIEPNQKLRIVQLLAESGERVAVTGDGVNDAPALHAAHIGVAMGRSGTDVARDAADLVLADDNFASIVAGVEEGRVTYANVRKIVIFLITTSIAEIAMFLGAVATGLPMPLTAIQLLWLNLVTNGAQDVMLGFGRGEGDELKQAPRSPSTPLLDRSAFALMIPPALTMTVLALVMAYDMRELGRPLAEIQNGVLLMVVLFQNAYVLAMRSERRLIWREPLFSNPWLLLGVGTALCLQLTAMFWSPLGSLLGTGPVSQRTLLFCLVATGATLLITEVTKMIVAPRKAGLSRISDA, translated from the coding sequence GTGACCATCATCCATCCGGTCGATCGCGCGCGCGCCGGGACGACCGGCAACGACCGACGTGACTGGCACGCCGCGTCCGTGCCCGACACGATGGCGCGGGCCGGCACATCGAAGGGTGGTCTGACCGCGCAAGAGGCGGCCGTGAGGCTGGAGCGCGATGGGCTGAACGAACTCGCGCCGCCCTATACGCCGTCGATCTTCCGGCTTTTCCTGAAACAGTTCAACAGCCCGCTGATCTATTTGCTGGTGGCAGCGGCCGCCGTCTCGCTCGCTCTGAGCCATATGACCGATGCCGCGTTTATCGGTCTGGTCCTCCTCGTCAATTCCGTGATCGGCACGGTGCAGGAGGGCAAGGCTGCGGCCAGTCTGTCAGCCTTGCGGCACATGATCGGCCACATCGCGAAGGTCAGGCGCAGCGGATCGGCTGCGGCGATCGATGCGCGTCACATCGTTGTCGGTGATGTCGTCGAAGTCGAAAGCGGTATGTCCGTGCCCGCTGACATTCGGCTATTCTCGACCAGCGACCTGCGGATCGACCAGTCGGCCTTCAGCGGCGAATCGGCACCTGTCCGCAAAAGCGAAAGCGACGTTCTCAAACCGAAAACGGCCATCGGCGATCGCACGACGATGATCCTTGCCGGCACGACGGTCGATCGGGGTCGCGGCACCGGCGTCGTCGTGGCGACGGGAAGTGCGACCGAGCTGGGCGCAATCGACGCGACGCTGCGGACGACCGCGCCGACACTGCCGCCATTGGTCCTTTCACTCCAACGCCTCGCCCGACAGATCAGCATTGCGACGGTGGGTCTGATCATCCCCTTTGCGATCATTCTATTGTGGCAGGGCAGGCCGAGCGACGAGGTCCTGATCCTCGCGGTTGCCCTGGCGGTGTCGGCGATCCCGGAGGGGCTGTCGATCGCAGTCACGGTGGCGCTGGCGGCGGGCAGTCGCCGGATGGCCAGCCGCAACGTCATCGTCCGATCGCTGCCCGCCGTCGAAGGTCTCGGCGCATGCACGATGATCGCCAGCGACAAGACCGGCACGCTGACCCAGAACATCCTTTCGGTCGAACGGATCATCCTTGCGGACGGCACGGCATTCGATCGGGCGGGCTGGTCGGCGGACGATGCTGCGCTTTCGGCGCTCAGGCGGGCCGCCGCAGTGTGCAACGATGCCGCGCTCGACGCCAAAGGCGACCTGCTAGGCGACACAGTCGACGTCGCGCTGCTCCGCATGGCGCTTGAAGGCGGGGAGGACATCAACCGCCTGCACAGCCTCAAACGAACCGCAGAATTACCCTATGAGCCGGCCCGCAAGTTTTCGAGTGTCGCGCTCGATGATGAGGGCATTCATCGCCTTTACGTCAAGGGTGCACCCGAAACGGTGCTGCCGATGTGCGACGACATCGACACTCGCGCGGTCGCCGCCGCCGAGGATATGGCACGTGACGGCTACCGCGTGCTGGCGATCGCCGCGTCGCCGCCGGATGCAACCGGGGGCGGCACGGTATCAGCGCCAGCGCATCTGCGCCTGCTCGGCTGGGTGGGGCTGATCGACCCGGTTCGCCCCGAAGTCCCGGCAGCCATCGTCGCATGTGGCGAGGCGGGTATCGCAGTGCGTATGGTGACGGGCGACCATCCCGGCACCGCGCTGACCATCGCAAGGCAGCTTGGCATCGAAGCCCAGGCGGCTCAGGTCGTTACCGGAGGCGACATGGCCGACCTGGCCGGGCAGCCCGAAGAATTGACCCGTCGCATCCTCGCCGGTCGCGTCTTTGCCCGGATCGAGCCGAACCAGAAGCTGCGGATCGTTCAGCTCCTGGCCGAAAGTGGTGAGCGGGTCGCAGTGACGGGCGACGGTGTCAACGACGCACCGGCCCTGCACGCAGCCCATATCGGGGTGGCGATGGGTCGCTCAGGAACCGACGTCGCCCGCGATGCCGCCGATCTGGTGCTTGCCGATGACAATTTTGCCTCGATCGTCGCAGGCGTCGAGGAGGGGCGGGTAACGTACGCGAACGTCCGCAAGATCGTGATCTTCCTGATCACGACCAGCATCGCCGAGATCGCCATGTTCCTGGGTGCCGTCGCAACGGGCCTCCCGATGCCGCTGACCGCCATTCAGCTTCTCTGGCTGAACCTCGTCACCAACGGCGCGCAGGACGTGATGCTGGGCTTTGGCCGGGGGGAGGGGGACGAACTGAAACAGGCACCCCGGTCTCCGTCGACGCCGTTGCTGGACCGCAGCGCGTTCGCGCTGATGATACCGCCCGCCCTGACGATGACCGTACTGGCGCTCGTCATGGCCTATGATATGCGCGAACTGGGCCGGCCGCTGGCGGAAATTCAGAACGGCGTGCTGCTGATGGTCGTGCTGTTTCAGAACGCCTACGTCCTCGCCATGCGCAGCGAGCGTCGCTTGATCTGGCGCGAGCCGCTCTTCTCCAACCCGTGGCTTCTGCTCGGTGTCGGGACGGCGCTTTGCCTGCAACTGACCGCCATGTTCTGGTCGCCGCTTGGCAGTCTGCTCGGCACCGGACCGGTCAGCCAGCGCACACTTCTGTTCTGTTTGGTTGCGACCGGGGCAACGCTGCTGATCACTGAGGTGACGAAGATGATCGTCGCCCCCCGCAAGGCAGGATTATCGCGCATTTCAGATGCGTGA
- a CDS encoding alternative oxidase — MVNSILTPDARALEDERAAEPVVHHAPNGVSDRFALGFTKLLRFSADTFFAKRYGHRAIVLETVAAVPGMVGAMFTHLTCLRRMRDDEGWIRTLMEEAENERMHLMTFIEIAKPTWFERMVILSVQGVFLVAFSILYLLSSRTAHRVVGYFEEEAVTSYTLYLQEIDEGRSPNVPAPAIAKHYWQMADEATLRDVVLVVRADEAHHRDVNHGFASSLGGDAQVRKIAPYPIHATELRETA; from the coding sequence ATGGTCAATTCCATCCTCACGCCCGATGCCCGAGCGCTCGAAGACGAGCGGGCCGCAGAACCGGTCGTGCATCACGCCCCGAACGGCGTTTCCGATCGCTTCGCCCTCGGCTTTACCAAGTTGCTGCGGTTCAGCGCCGATACCTTCTTCGCCAAACGCTACGGGCACCGTGCCATCGTGCTGGAGACGGTAGCGGCGGTGCCCGGCATGGTCGGCGCGATGTTCACGCACCTGACCTGCCTGCGACGGATGCGCGACGATGAAGGCTGGATCCGGACATTGATGGAGGAAGCCGAAAACGAGCGGATGCACCTGATGACGTTCATCGAGATCGCCAAGCCGACCTGGTTCGAGCGCATGGTCATTCTGAGCGTCCAAGGCGTCTTCCTGGTCGCGTTCTCGATCCTGTACCTGCTTTCCTCGCGAACGGCCCACCGGGTCGTCGGCTATTTCGAGGAAGAGGCGGTCACTAGCTACACGCTTTACCTGCAGGAGATCGACGAAGGGCGCTCACCCAACGTCCCGGCGCCCGCGATCGCCAAACATTACTGGCAGATGGCCGATGAAGCGACGCTGCGCGATGTCGTGCTCGTCGTCCGCGCCGACGAGGCGCATCACCGCGACGTCAATCACGGCTTCGCCAGCAGCCTGGGCGGTGACGCACAGGTTCGCAAGATCGCACCCTATCCCATCCATGCCACGGAGCTGCGCGAAACGGCATAG
- a CDS encoding L,D-transpeptidase, whose product MRRRVIPALLIGMAMPVSVGAQTVPITTTDGRIEALAPGEYLWAPEIAPEGPVTIIVSLKTQKAYVYRNGVAIGVSTVSTGTEGHATPTGVFTVLQKDADHVSNLYNDAPMPFMQRLTWDGIAMHAGNLPGFPASHGCIRMPLDFAKLLFALTKTGVTVVITDDALVPVVVATPSLLADGDRRASSKQAFVWQPALSPTGPISIVVSGRDKRVVVLRNGVEIGSSAIALDAPIDHTAAFTLQSIDTQGEHWLRLPLPGETQSGELSGEDRAKGRLPEGFRAALATVLTPGATLLVTRETLASASTGTAVTIIEAERP is encoded by the coding sequence GTGAGGCGCAGGGTCATCCCGGCGCTCCTGATCGGCATGGCGATGCCGGTTTCGGTCGGCGCACAGACGGTGCCGATCACCACCACCGACGGTCGGATAGAGGCGCTGGCTCCGGGCGAGTATCTCTGGGCACCCGAGATCGCGCCTGAAGGACCGGTCACGATCATCGTCAGCCTCAAAACCCAGAAGGCTTATGTTTATCGCAACGGTGTCGCGATCGGCGTATCGACGGTGTCGACCGGCACGGAGGGACACGCAACGCCGACCGGCGTCTTCACGGTGCTTCAGAAGGATGCGGATCACGTGTCCAACCTCTACAACGACGCCCCCATGCCGTTCATGCAGCGGCTGACATGGGACGGCATCGCGATGCACGCCGGCAATCTGCCGGGCTTTCCGGCATCGCATGGCTGCATCCGAATGCCGCTGGATTTCGCAAAGCTGCTGTTCGCCTTGACCAAGACCGGGGTCACGGTCGTCATCACCGACGACGCGCTGGTCCCCGTCGTGGTCGCCACCCCTTCGCTGCTCGCGGACGGCGACCGCCGCGCGTCGTCGAAACAAGCGTTCGTATGGCAACCGGCGCTATCGCCGACCGGTCCCATATCGATTGTCGTCAGCGGGCGAGACAAGCGGGTCGTGGTCCTGCGAAACGGCGTCGAGATCGGATCGAGCGCAATCGCCCTTGATGCGCCAATCGACCACACGGCGGCGTTTACGCTCCAGTCGATCGATACGCAGGGTGAGCATTGGCTTCGCCTGCCGCTTCCGGGGGAAACCCAAAGCGGTGAGCTGAGCGGGGAGGATCGCGCCAAAGGCCGGTTGCCCGAGGGGTTTCGCGCCGCACTGGCCACGGTCCTTACCCCAGGTGCGACGTTGCTGGTAACGCGCGAGACATTGGCAAGCGCCAGCACCGGTACGGCCGTGACGATCATCGAGGCAGAACGGCCGTAG